ACTACAAAACCAGAGGGAACAAGTGATAGCTTCTCACAAATTACTTTTAACTCCTCAAGTTTTTCAGGTTTTATGTTTCCATCTTCTATCCAGTTGTTAGATAAACCGAATACCGTCCTACTGGGATCCATTGACTCTTCAGGTAAAAACTGTGAACAAGCGGATAGTGAAGTATCAATTGCTTCCAATAAATTGTCTTCCCAACGGGTTGGTGGAGATTTTGCGATAACTTCTACCTTACCATCTTTTATTTGCCAGACGGCAGAAGTAATCCATTCCGGCTCAATTAAAAGAGCCCAAAAATTCTCTGTATTAGGTTTTTGTTTTTGAAGAAAGTCCAACATATATTCTGATTACGCCGGAGCCAATTTTCTCCTGCTTAATCATTCTAACATTCCCAACAAGTTTTGTGCTAGTAACGTGAGGTCCACCACAAATTTCTCTTGAAAAATAGTCTTCATTTGAACCTATTGTGTACATTTTTACCTTTTCACCATATTTTTCAGCAAAAAAATGCAAGGCACCTTTTTCAATTGCATCTTCTGGAGTAGTCTCTATAAATGTAACAGGTAAGTCTTCATCAACCACACGATTGATTGTGTCAAAAACATTAGTTACCTGTTCCTCATTTAATTTTTCAGAATATGAAAAGTCAAATCTAAGTCGGTCTTTCGTAATATGACTTCCTTTTTGAGAAACTACGTCACCCAAAACTTTACGAAGTGAGGAATGTAATAAATGTGTTGCTGTGTGTAATTTAGTTGTTTCTTCCGAAATGTCTTCAAGCCCACCTTTAAAAATTCCAGTTGAGAGACTTTTTGAAGCTGTTCTGTGTTTTTCAAATTCATCACCAAATTCTTTTAAATCTACTTTTTGTCCTTTGTCGGTAAACAACTCAATCGTAAGTTCAAGTGGAAAACCATATGACTGATACAAGTCAAAAGCAATTTTACCTGTAATTTTTTTGACTTTTTTGATTTCTTTTAAACCATTATCCAGACTTACCTTAAACTTCTTTAATTCCTCCAAAATAACAGTATTCCTAATCACCTTGTCTACATCGGAAAATTTTATAGCCATTCTTCTTATTAGTCTTCTTAATATGTATCCGTGCATTTTATTTGAAGGAACTACACCAGCATTAATTAATGCTTCTGATGCCCTTAAATGATCTGCAACTATTCTAAAATTCTTTTTCTCATCTTCATACTTTTTACCTGTAATTTTTTCCAACTTCATAATTGTTGGCCAAAAGATATCAGTTTTAAAAACATCTGGGTCATTATTTAATGCAGCGGTTATTCTTTCCAGTCCACCACCGAAATCAACATTTTTTTGTGGAAGTTCTTCAAGACTTCCATCTTTCATCTTTTTGTACTGAATAAAGACTGAGTTACCAATTTCTAAAAACCTACCACAGTCACAATTTGGGTGGCATTTTTCACTTTTAAATTCACTATTTTCGTGTAATTTTAGCTTTTCTCCAAAGTCAAAAAATATTTCAGAGTCTGGTCCACCAATTTCACCTTCAGGCATTTCATCAGGTGTTCCGCTTCTACTCCACCAATTCTTTTTTACACCATATTCAAAAATGTGATTTTCAGAAACCCCCAGATCTTTCCAGATATTGAAACTTTCGGTGTCTTCTGGAACTGAGTCATTACCCTCAAAAACTGAAACATATAGCTTTGCTGGTGAAAGTTTTAATTCTTTTGTTAAAAATTCCCATACCCAAGGTAGCTGTTCCTCTTTAAAATAATCACCTAAACTCCAGTTGCCCAACATCTCAAAATAAGTGGTGTGTCTATTGTCCCCAACCTCTTCAATATCTTGAAGTCTAATTGAAGGCTGGCTGTCAACTAGTCTGGTCCCGTCAGGATGTTTTTCTCCCATTAAATATGGAACTAGGGGTTGCATACCTGAACTTGTAAAAAGGGTTGTTGGATCTTTTTCTAAAACAAGTGGAGCAGGAGGAATTATTTTATGCCCCCTTTTTTCGAAGAAACGCAAATATTTTTCTCGGACTTGATTACTTGCAATCATAAACTGAATTATATATCTAAATTTGACACCTATCTAGCTGGGATTATAATAGTTGTATCATATGGAAACTTTAAAGGTACGTGGCATTATACTTAAAGATGCAGCATACGCAAAGGCTTTGGAAGCTCAAGGCCTTATCAGCACCGAAGAACTTGAAAAAAAACTCCCAAATTTGGATCCTGGTACAATAGATTTGATAGGGGCGACCGATATGCGAAGGCGTAATTTACACAAGCCAATTATTCCTCAAGTAATACGTTTAATCCAGGGGTTTAGAAAAAAATAAATCTATTCTTGTCCATGGGTAGTTATACTCTTATCTCTTTTAAACATTTCTGCAATTCCTGTTAATCTTTCAGGTCTTATGAGACCTCCACCCAAAACTGCATCTTCTAAAATGGAGTTTAGTCTTTTGACTGATTTTCGTAAATCTAAAATTATAAAAACAACTTGTATACCAACTATCACCAACAAAACTGTTAAAGAGATAACTACTATAACTAATAGTCTTTGTACTGAATCCATATTGTTATATTATACTATCGTTCATTCTACATTAATATTAACTATTTTTTCAGTTGTTTTTCCTGATCTTGAAACAGCAATGAATTTTAAATTGTTGGTTTCAGGAGTTATCTGAAGTTCTGTTGCGAAATTGCCTTCTTGGTCAATTATTATTGGTTGGTTATTAATTGTTAAAAATACATCAGTTGTCGTTCTACCTGAAACTGAAACTTTATTATTTAAAACAACTCCATTATTTTTAGGAGAAAATATTTCTAAATTTGGTGGTTTTATAAATTTAAAATATTCAAAGCCCAAGTAACTTAAAACCATTAAGACCAATAACGTTACACCTAAACCAAAAGCGAGCTTTGGTGACCAAAAAAAATTGGTCTTAACGTCTGGTTTTGGATTAATTGGTAACTTTTGAGGCGGATAATCTCGTCTTAATATTGCATTGGCATTTTCTGGAGGAATGTCTAACATAATTGCCAAGTTTCTAACAAATCCTGAAACTACAGGAAATGCAGGTAATTTATCCCAAGCATTCTCTTCTATTAATTTTATAAACTCAATCTTAATCTTTGTCTCTCTTTCAATTTCACTTAAACTAATTTTTTTTAAGTTTCGAGCCGTTTTTAATATTTCCCCAATAGTGTTCATATTTGTATAAAAAAACTTTTACTTACTAAATGAAGCCAAAAAGTCATCTGCATTTTTAATTAAAACTTCTCTCGGTTTTGATGAACCATCGGAGACTGCAACCACTCCAGCATCTTGAAGTTGGTCAATAACACGAGCAGCCCTAGCATATCCAATTGATAATTTTCTTTGCAATAAAGATGCAGACGCTCTATCGTATTGGCAAACCACCCTTACAGCTTCTGCAAAAAAGTCGTCTGTATCACCAGTTACACCTGGTACTGGAGCTTTTCCAGATTTGGTCATTGTTGTTACCTCTTCAGTATATTGAACAGGAACACCTTGATTTTTAATAAAACTAACAAGACCTTTGATCTCAGCGTCATTTACAAAAGCACCCTGAATTCTTGCAGGTTTTGCCTGATCTGGTGGTAAATATAACATATCTCCCTTACCTAATAGTTTTTCAGCACCTTGTGTATCTAATATAACCCTTGAATCAACTTGCGATGACACAGCAAACGCAATTCTAGTTGGAATGTTTGCTTTAATTAATCCCGTTATGACGTTAACCGACGGTCTTTGAGTTGCAAGTACCATATGTATTCCAACTGCACGACTCATTTGAGCAATTCTTGTAATTGCATCTTCAACTTCAACTGGAGATAGAAGCATAATATCTGCCAACTCATCGATTAATAAAACAATGTAAGGTAGGGCTTGAAAGCCACTCATCTCATTATAACTATCTATATTTCTGGCCCCAGCCTGTGCAAACAACTTATATCTTCTGTCCATTTCTCTAGTTAGCCAACGAAGAGCTGATAAAACTTTATCTGAATCCACAATGACGGGGGACAATAAATGGGGTATTTCATTATAACCAGTTAGCTCAACCCTTTTAGGGTCAACCATAATAAATTTAACTTCAGACGGACTTGCCCTAAACAATATTGATGCTAGAAAAGTGTTAACCGCAACAGATTTTCCAGAACCAGTTTGTCCTGCAATTAAAACGTGGGGCATTTTACCTATGTCTGCAATTACCGGCTTTCCTGAAACATCAAGGCCTAATGCAACTGTTAATTTTGATTTTCTATTATTCATCTCATCTGACTCTAAAATTCTCTTTAAAGGAACAAATTCTGGAGATTTATTTGGAAGCTCTATACCAACCAAATTACGTCCTGGTATTGGAGCCTCGATTCTGATAGTCCCTGTTGGCGCAGAAAGTGCAAGTGCGAGGTCTCGCTCTAAAGCTGTAATTTTAGATAGCTTAGTACCAAGTGCAACTTGGATTGCATACTGTGTAACGGCAGGTCCCAAATTAACCTCTACAATGTTGGCTGAAATTCCAAAAGATTCTAGTGTTTTTTCAATAATATCTGCATTTCCATTGATATCACCCCTATCAACCTTACCTAGAGCTTCATCAGATAATAAATCTAGGGATGGATATTTCCAGATAGCATCTTCACCTTTAATGTTACTTACAATTTTTTCTTCTAGTGGTTCTTTTGGTGCTACTATATCTAGTTTTTCTGTAGAAGTTGAAACACTAGGACTGCTACCTGAAATTTTAAAGTCTTTTCTTGGCAGCATCTTACCCCCACCAGCAGAATTCTGTCCAAATATGTATGTTTTTATTGTGGAAAACATATGAGCCACATGTTTAAAAACTGCGTCAAATGAAGTATTAAACATAATTACAAAACCTGTGAGTAAAACTCCAAGAAAAATAATAATAGCTCCAATCGGCGTAACTAAAGTAGAAACACCATCCCAAAAGACTAAACCCAAATTACCTGACCTCCCCATACCAGAAAGAGATAAAAACATTAACAACGAACCAACAATGACATTGGGCTGTGAGATTGGAAGTTTTATTCTACTTAGTAAAAACGAAAAAGATAGAAATATAAAAGGCAAGAAAATTGTAGCAAAACCAAACATCTCCATTATGATGTCGTTAAACCTTACAAGAACCAAACCACGCCTTGAAAAGGAAACTATGATAAGTAGAGCAACTGCAAGAAAAAATATTTGTGCAATTGTTGCAACAGTCTGAGGTTTAAGTTTTAGTTTATAAGCCCTCTTGTCTATCTTTCTCTTTTTGTGTTTCCTTGCCATATGATAATTACATCATATCAACTTTTACAATTTGTAGCTAGTTGAAAGATTATTATTCTTTAGTGGAAGCACCTAATTTTTTTGCCAACCTTAGTAACCTCTTGGCTTTATTTTTTTCAAAATCTCCAGCATTTGGTGCCTGGGCTTCTACTCCCTCGACAGACTTTATTACAACTTCCGCATCAGCAAGTTTTTTCTTCGCCTCACGCAAGGCGGCTTGCCTAATAACACCAATGATTTCATTTGGAGTTAGCTTTTCATCTGCTATGTGACTAACAAACTCACCTATCCCAACACCACTAAGATAGCCCAAAACCTTACTGCTAGGCACCTTCTCTTGTTTCATGGGGCAATTTTAATCCAGAAGTCTATAACTGTCAAACTTCAACAACAATTGGAATAATCATAGGGCTTCGACCTGTTGTTTTGAAGAAATAACCTTCTAAAAATTTTATAGCGTCTTCTTTAATCTTTTTGGAGTTCAAATTACTGTGTGTTTTTAAGTGTTTCATCAGCCTTTGCATTGCGTCATTTAAAAGCCCACCACTAATACCTTCAAACACAAATCCCTTAGTTACAATTTCTGGATTACCCAAGACCTTACCACTTTTAGTTGCTTTAAAAACTACAACTGCCATACCTTGCTTACCTAAAAGTGTTCTGTGTTCTAGGACAGTCTTTCCAATGTCCCCAATCCCCAAACCATGAACCATAACTTCTTTAACTTTTACTTTTTGACCCCTTCTGGCTGTTCCATTTTCAAATTCTATAGAATCTCCAGGTTTTAATTTAAATACTTGAGATTTTTGCTTACCTGTTGAAACTACAAGTTTTTCATATGAATGCATATGTTTTATAGTTCCACCTGTTGGTATAAAATATTTAGGTTTTGCTATATCAAAAAGCATTTTGATGTCTTCCTGTCCACCATGACCAGAAACATGTAAGCCTTCTTTTAAGTCATAATAGTGAACATCGACACCGCGGTCTATAAGTTCATCTATTATAAAATCTTGGCTCTCTTTTGAATAAGGTGGGGCAGGGTTTGCTGAAAAAATAAACATATCTCCATCAGAAATTGAAAATCTATCATCGTCGTCTGTAGCTAATCTGTAAACAGAACTGCCAACTTGGCCATAACACCCAGCCACAATATATAATAGGTCTTTTGGATGCATTCTTTTGGCCTTTTTAAGATCTACAACTTGGCTATCCAAATATTTTAAATACCCAAGCTTATGTGCAGATTCTGTTTTTTGTTGAATAGATCTTCCAACAAAAACTACTTTTCTATTTAACTTAACTGCAACATTGATCATTTGTTGAAACCTGCCAATTGATGATGACATGGCACTCATAAATAGTGCGTTTTTGGCATTCTTAGCAATATTTAAAATTCTTTCTTCAACAGGAACAGCGCTTGGTGCAAATCCTGGTTCGTTTGACCCTAAACAATCAGAAATTAAACAAATCACATTACCCTCTGCAAGTTTTCTGGCCCTATCTAGGTCAAAAGAGTGACCGTCAACAGACTCTTGATCAATTTTGTGTTCAGGGACATGCATAATTTTCCCCTCTGGTGTTTCTATTGCAAAACCAACAGTGTCTGGAACCGAGTGAGTAACTTTAAATGGAGATATCTTAAATGAACCTATTTGGAAAGTATCCATATCCGAATTGAAAGTATTGATTTTAAAGTCAGTAATTCTATTATCTCTAAATTTCTCTTTTAAAAATTCTGCAACCAGAGGAGCGCAGTAAATTGGTGCATTTACCTGTTTTAATAAAAATGGTAATGCTCCAATATGATCCTCATGGCCTTGAGACAAAACGATAGCTTTTAGTTTGTGTTTATTTTTAACAACATATGAAAAGTCTGGAATAACAAGGTCAACTCCAGGCATTTCTAAATCAGGAAAACCTACACCACAATCAAGGATAAACATTTCATCCTTGTATTCGTAGACATTTAAGTTTTCTGTAACCCCTGTCGTTCCAGAGAGTGCTATGAAGCGTACCATTTTTATAATTCTTAACCTATATCATATCACGAAAAAATAATTATTCTTGTTAGAGTTTCTTTTAAAGCAAGAAAATCTTGTTTTTCTGCCTCTAGAATCTTCCCATTTCTTAAAGATGCTGCTGGATGATACATAGGTATAACAGTTATCTCTTTACTGTTCCACACAATATTGTGTTCTTTACCATGAACCTGAGATATGAATACTTCAGGCAAAAACTTTGCCATGGAAAACCTGCCTAATGTAATTATCACTTTTGGGTCAATTATTTTAATAATCTCGTCTAAATACTTACCATAGCTTTCAATTTCATTAGGTAGTGGATCTCTGTTTTCTGGAGGTCTATGATGAACAATGTTTGTAATGAAAACTTTTTTTCGCTCGAGTCCTGCAAGTAATAGTAATTTATCCAACAATTTTCCCGCTTGACCAACGAAAGGCAAACCTTGTAGGTCTTCCTGTCTCCCTGGGCCCTCACCCACAAAAAGAATTTTTGCCTCAGTGTTCCCAGAACCAAAAACTAACTTATTTGCAATTTTTTTAAGTGGGAGGGTTTCATCCTTTTCCATTTCATCTTTAAGATTGTGGAGTTTTTTGTAATTATTCATATTTAATACCAAAGTCAATTAATTTTTCTTTGAAGTTAGTAAAGTTATCATACAGAAGTGTATTAAAACCCATTTTGCTTGCTTGAACTGTATTCTTTTCTCGATCATCTACGAATAAACTTTCCTCAGGGATTATCTTTGATCGATCTAATAATATTTGAAATATATCCTGATTTGGTTTTGAAACACCAACCTCACAAGAGGCAATAATCATTTCAAAAAAATTGTCTAGACCATATTTTTCCCTTTTAAACTCGTAACCCTCTTTGAATATGTTGGTTAAAGCAAGTATTTTGTATTTTCTCTTCAGATTCGGTAATATATCGTACGGTTCTAAAGTACGAGTCCTAGATTTGTATATTTTAAAAAGCTCTATCGACAAACCCCCATCTACCTTTCCAGATATTTCTTTCTGAAAATTATCGTAAAACTGAAAAATTGTCATTCTTCCCTCTCCCACTTCGTGCCAGTATTTAACCCAAGCGTCATGAAGAACTTGATCGGATACTCCATACCTTTCCTTTATTTCCTTATTATCAAACAAGACCCCAACGTCATCATCTGTTAGTACAACTCCACCAAAGTCAAGAACAATATTTTTAATCATATATTTATGAATTCTACCATTTTGGTTTTGGTATCAAAAATTGCAAAATTTATTCCATTTTCCAAAGCTCCAGGATTTATCATATTTCCTATCTGTCTTTGTTGATGGTTGTGTCCACAAAAAATAACATCAAATTTATCTTTATCTGTTTTTACTTTTTTAATATTATGGACTAAACCTATTTTAATATTATCAATTTCAAGTTCTACAAATTCTTTAAAATCAAATCTTGGATCTATATCTGCATTACCCAAACAAGAATATAATGGAATACCACAATCTGTAACTATTTTTATGCTGTCAAAGTTATACCAATCTCCAGTATGAATAACTGCAGAGGCATTAATTTTTTTTGCAAAGCCCATAACATGTTTTATATTTGCAATATTTCCATGGGAGTCACCAATAATTAAAAGTTTCACAAAGTTATTCTACTACAACGGAAGGAATTCTTTTACATTTGCAGTAGTGACATGAAATGTTGTTCCTTTTCCTTCAACAATTGCTCTTGCAACTTTTCTGACAACTCCGCCAATTGTTCTTTCCATTGTACGAATTCCAGCATCATATC
This bacterium DNA region includes the following protein-coding sequences:
- a CDS encoding HAD-IA family hydrolase; the protein is MIKNIVLDFGGVVLTDDDVGVLFDNKEIKERYGVSDQVLHDAWVKYWHEVGEGRMTIFQFYDNFQKEISGKVDGGLSIELFKIYKSRTRTLEPYDILPNLKRKYKILALTNIFKEGYEFKREKYGLDNFFEMIIASCEVGVSKPNQDIFQILLDRSKIIPEESLFVDDREKNTVQASKMGFNTLLYDNFTNFKEKLIDFGIKYE
- a CDS encoding metallophosphoesterase family protein; translated protein: MKLLIIGDSHGNIANIKHVMGFAKKINASAVIHTGDWYNFDSIKIVTDCGIPLYSCLGNADIDPRFDFKEFVELEIDNIKIGLVHNIKKVKTDKDKFDVIFCGHNHQQRQIGNMINPGALENGINFAIFDTKTKMVEFINI
- a CDS encoding uracil-DNA glycosylase, with the protein product MNNYKKLHNLKDEMEKDETLPLKKIANKLVFGSGNTEAKILFVGEGPGRQEDLQGLPFVGQAGKLLDKLLLLAGLERKKVFITNIVHHRPPENRDPLPNEIESYGKYLDEIIKIIDPKVIITLGRFSMAKFLPEVFISQVHGKEHNIVWNSKEITVIPMYHPAASLRNGKILEAEKQDFLALKETLTRIIIFS
- a CDS encoding alanine--tRNA ligase-related protein; translated protein: MIASNQVREKYLRFFEKRGHKIIPPAPLVLEKDPTTLFTSSGMQPLVPYLMGEKHPDGTRLVDSQPSIRLQDIEEVGDNRHTTYFEMLGNWSLGDYFKEEQLPWVWEFLTKELKLSPAKLYVSVFEGNDSVPEDTESFNIWKDLGVSENHIFEYGVKKNWWSRSGTPDEMPEGEIGGPDSEIFFDFGEKLKLHENSEFKSEKCHPNCDCGRFLEIGNSVFIQYKKMKDGSLEELPQKNVDFGGGLERITAALNNDPDVFKTDIFWPTIMKLEKITGKKYEDEKKNFRIVADHLRASEALINAGVVPSNKMHGYILRRLIRRMAIKFSDVDKVIRNTVILEELKKFKVSLDNGLKEIKKVKKITGKIAFDLYQSYGFPLELTIELFTDKGQKVDLKEFGDEFEKHRTASKSLSTGIFKGGLEDISEETTKLHTATHLLHSSLRKVLGDVVSQKGSHITKDRLRFDFSYSEKLNEEQVTNVFDTINRVVDEDLPVTFIETTPEDAIEKGALHFFAEKYGEKVKMYTIGSNEDYFSREICGGPHVTSTKLVGNVRMIKQEKIGSGVIRIYVGLSSKTKT
- a CDS encoding DNA translocase FtsK; protein product: MARKHKKRKIDKRAYKLKLKPQTVATIAQIFFLAVALLIIVSFSRRGLVLVRFNDIIMEMFGFATIFLPFIFLSFSFLLSRIKLPISQPNVIVGSLLMFLSLSGMGRSGNLGLVFWDGVSTLVTPIGAIIIFLGVLLTGFVIMFNTSFDAVFKHVAHMFSTIKTYIFGQNSAGGGKMLPRKDFKISGSSPSVSTSTEKLDIVAPKEPLEEKIVSNIKGEDAIWKYPSLDLLSDEALGKVDRGDINGNADIIEKTLESFGISANIVEVNLGPAVTQYAIQVALGTKLSKITALERDLALALSAPTGTIRIEAPIPGRNLVGIELPNKSPEFVPLKRILESDEMNNRKSKLTVALGLDVSGKPVIADIGKMPHVLIAGQTGSGKSVAVNTFLASILFRASPSEVKFIMVDPKRVELTGYNEIPHLLSPVIVDSDKVLSALRWLTREMDRRYKLFAQAGARNIDSYNEMSGFQALPYIVLLIDELADIMLLSPVEVEDAITRIAQMSRAVGIHMVLATQRPSVNVITGLIKANIPTRIAFAVSSQVDSRVILDTQGAEKLLGKGDMLYLPPDQAKPARIQGAFVNDAEIKGLVSFIKNQGVPVQYTEEVTTMTKSGKAPVPGVTGDTDDFFAEAVRVVCQYDRASASLLQRKLSIGYARAARVIDQLQDAGVVAVSDGSSKPREVLIKNADDFLASFSK
- a CDS encoding ribonuclease J; translation: MVRFIALSGTTGVTENLNVYEYKDEMFILDCGVGFPDLEMPGVDLVIPDFSYVVKNKHKLKAIVLSQGHEDHIGALPFLLKQVNAPIYCAPLVAEFLKEKFRDNRITDFKINTFNSDMDTFQIGSFKISPFKVTHSVPDTVGFAIETPEGKIMHVPEHKIDQESVDGHSFDLDRARKLAEGNVICLISDCLGSNEPGFAPSAVPVEERILNIAKNAKNALFMSAMSSSIGRFQQMINVAVKLNRKVVFVGRSIQQKTESAHKLGYLKYLDSQVVDLKKAKRMHPKDLLYIVAGCYGQVGSSVYRLATDDDDRFSISDGDMFIFSANPAPPYSKESQDFIIDELIDRGVDVHYYDLKEGLHVSGHGGQEDIKMLFDIAKPKYFIPTGGTIKHMHSYEKLVVSTGKQKSQVFKLKPGDSIEFENGTARRGQKVKVKEVMVHGLGIGDIGKTVLEHRTLLGKQGMAVVVFKATKSGKVLGNPEIVTKGFVFEGISGGLLNDAMQRLMKHLKTHSNLNSKKIKEDAIKFLEGYFFKTTGRSPMIIPIVVEV
- a CDS encoding helix-turn-helix domain-containing protein, with product MNTIGEILKTARNLKKISLSEIERETKIKIEFIKLIEENAWDKLPAFPVVSGFVRNLAIMLDIPPENANAILRRDYPPQKLPINPKPDVKTNFFWSPKLAFGLGVTLLVLMVLSYLGFEYFKFIKPPNLEIFSPKNNGVVLNNKVSVSGRTTTDVFLTINNQPIIIDQEGNFATELQITPETNNLKFIAVSRSGKTTEKIVNINVE